Part of the bacterium genome is shown below.
CCCTCGGTATAGACGATCAGCTCATTCTTGGCCACAAACAGATCCGCCACGGCCACGGCCTGATCCAACAGGCCGCCCGGATTGCCGCGCAGATCGAGAATCAGACCCTGCAAGCCCTGATCGATGAGCTTTTGCACCGCTTCGGCGATCTGTTTGTCTGCACCGCGATTGAACCGGGTCAATTTGATCAGACCGATGCCCGGCGTCACCCATCCGCTGTATTGGATATCCGTAGGAACGATCTCATCTCGTATGAGAACAAACGACAGCGGCTCGCTGATTCCCGGACGGTGAATTTTTATCGCCACCTCGCTGCCTTTTTTATCTCCGCGCAGACGCGCCGCGGTCGCCGACAGCCTGAGGCCTTTGGTGGACTGGCCGTCGATCTCTATGATCTGGTCGCCCTCGCGGATGCCGGCGCGAAAAGCCGGGCTGCCCGGAAAGGGCTGCTCGGCGCAGGTCGCAAAGCCGTTGCGCAGGACGATACGCATACCGACGCCATAGTATTTGCCTTTGGTCATGATCTCCAATTCATCGCGACTCTCGGGTTCCAGATAGGCGGAATAAGGATCCAACCGGTCCAGCATGCCGTCGATGCCTGCACGGATGAATTTTTCCGGATCCACCTCTTCCACATACCGATCGTTGACCTCTTGATAGATCTGACCGAAAAGTTTGATGTTCTTCATCGCCTGGTAATAGGGATCTTCCTCAGGCCGGCCGTAGGCCGACGCCGTCAATATGGCGGAGAGGAGCAGCGCAGGCGCCAGAAGCGATTGCAAAATAAAAGACCTGTTTCTCATAGCGCATCTTTCGAAAATAATTCTCTCGTGAGATCATTCTCCGAACTTTTGAATAATAACAGACCAAATGGTCTGATGAAGCTCTTCCGAATCGGCCTGGGCGTCGAGTACGGTAAATCGGCCCGGCTCCATGGCCGCGGTCTGCAGATAACCCTCCCGCACACGGCTTTGAAATGCAAGCCCCTCCTGCTCGATGCGGTCCGCCTCCCGACCGGAGATTTTTTTCCGGGCCAGGGCAGCGGCGGGCTCCAGATCCAGTAAAAAAGTATGACCGGGAACCAAGCCGCAGGAGCCGATGCGGTTGGCGGATTGCACGAGGCCCAAATCGAGACCGCGGGCAAATCCCTGATAAGCGGTGGTGGAATCATAGAAACGGTCGCAGATCACCGTTTGCCCGCTCGCCAGCGCCGGCCTGATCAACTGCTCCACCATCTGACTGCGCGCCGCCTCATAGAGCAACAGCTCGGTGACAGCGGACATCTCATCTAAAGTCTTATCGAGCAGCAGGCTGCGGATTTTTTCCGAAATGCGGGTGGCGCCGGGATCGCGCAGCAGCAGAACGGCGCGATGGTCTGATTGCAGCCGCTCGCACAGCAGCTTGCTCTGCAGCGATTTGCCCGAGTAATCGATTCCTTCAAAGGTCACGAAAAAAGAGGTCATCCCACACCCTATGTCCAAATGGCTGACAGCGGAGTTTTTCCGTAGGCCGGCCGATGCAGCGACCCAAGCAGGCGCCTAAGCGTGCTGCCATTTGCCGCGATGGAACCGCCAAAAATTCAACGACAGACGGATGGTCTCATCCAGACTCTGAATGCCCCAGATGCCGTACAGGCCCCAACCGAGGGTAAAAGCCGCCACATAGTTCAGGCCGATTTCAAGCAGCGCGACAAAAAGGATGGTGTTCCACATCAGCCATTTTAACTCACCGACGCCGCGCAGGTTTCCAGAGACAACGTTGTTGATCGCCTTGGGGATCTGGGCAAAGGCAAAAATCCAGATGGCCTTTTGTCCAAGGTCCAGCGTCGCTGCGTCCGTGGTGAAAACCGAAACGATGGTGCGCGAGAAACAGACCATCACCGACACAATGACCAACACAAACACCGCCATGACCCGATGGGCCAGACGCGCCATGCGGATGGCCATCGCTTTTTCCGCAGCGCCCACGTGTT
Proteins encoded:
- the tmk gene encoding dTMP kinase: MTSFFVTFEGIDYSGKSLQSKLLCERLQSDHRAVLLLRDPGATRISEKIRSLLLDKTLDEMSAVTELLLYEAARSQMVEQLIRPALASGQTVICDRFYDSTTAYQGFARGLDLGLVQSANRIGSCGLVPGHTFLLDLEPAAALARKKISGREADRIEQEGLAFQSRVREGYLQTAAMEPGRFTVLDAQADSEELHQTIWSVIIQKFGE